The region ATCCCAGTATCAATCTGTGTAATTTTGCAGTCACAAACAGCTTTGCTCTGTGCATATCTATAATATATTAGGCCAGTTAAGTGGCCACCCTTAATGCCTACACTAGTTATATTTCTGTAGTGGCTGTGACACTAGAGCTGATTGTGAAGTTCTACTTTTGATGTGCAAAGATGGTAGAGACACGCCTAAAAAACTAGTACCCGTAATAGTTATATAAAGTGTTGACTTGGGGTGTcttttttgaaaaccatttacAATTCTTCTATTTTGCAATCATGCACTAGCATGTGTTGGGCTATTGCATAAGATCCTAATACAAAACATGGAAGGTTGTGGCTGTAGTGTCACAACAAAATCTCCAAAGTTCCAGGGGTTATGAATAGTTTTGTAATCTCGCTACCCGTGACCTGAGCTCCCAAACTGACACATAGATCTTCTCGTTGTCACCAGGTTGTTCATGACATCGACACCCTGACTGGAGACCTTCAGTTGGAGGAGGACGGACTGACCGACAGTTCGAAGACCGACACGCTCAACTCCAGCTCGAGCTCCACCACTACCACCACAACCGCGTCCAGCCTGGAGAAGATGAAGCTCTTCCCCGAGGACTGCATCTTCAAGACACAGGTGCCCATGAGTCCGGTACCCATCCATCAACCTGGAGTTCTGACGGTGCTCAAGAAGCCACACCCGCCGCTGCCACCGCCGAGACACACTACGCTGAGAACGGAGGAACACAACATCAAGAACCTGCCTCATCCGACTTTGGTCTTATCAGGGAATATATCCAAGGCTAATGGGTCTTTGTTGAGGAACGGTGGCGTTTTCCCACTGAAACCAAATAAGGATTTATTCTCCTCCACTCCGTGCTTCATTTCAGGAGAGAGCGAAATGCAGGAATCTGGTCTGGTTCCTACGCTGCCCAGGCCAATGCCGCTTCTCCGgcatgagaaaaacaaatgccCCAAGGCTCCAGGCAGGGAGCACCGGGAGAGAGAGCGGGTCCGTTTCAGCGAGAAAGTCCAGTATCACGGCTACTGCCCAGACTGTGATATGCAGTACGACGTAGACGACGCAGAACTCCACTTACAGGCCGAGCTTAGCGACTTACGGCTCAGCCCGGTTcactgctgctcttcctcccctcctcttcatcctctccCTCATCCACTGATGTTGGAAAATGGAGGGCTCTCAGTCAGCCACAGTTTCCCTCCAACAACACACACTCCACCACCTTGTGTGCCTCCTCACACACCTTCCCTAAAGCCCCATAAAACAATCCTACGCAAAACAACCACCACCACAGTTTGACCCTGATAGGTCTCAACTTAAACATTGTTGAAAAAGATTCCTAGTGTTTTCTACTCAAGCTGAACTTCGGATTATCCAAacaaagagagaggagagggtttggaaacagaaaaagtggATAAAGTGAAAAGGAATGGCGAGAAGGGCAATGCTGAGATGGAAAACAGCGAGATCAGGGAGAagcagtgagtgtgtgtgcatgtgcgaTTGTGTTTGGCAGGAAGGGGAAAGGGAGGAAGAGCAAATGCACGTGTGCATCGATGCATGACTGCGAGTATGTCTTCTTATGAGatttattcatgtgtttgtGGATACATGCATTAATAGGCAGTGAATTCCgcgtgaaggaaaaaaaaggatcagGGAATATTCAAAAAGTCGACTCAAAACAGTGAAACTGCATCTGCGTCTCTCAGGAGAATCTCGTTACTAGCAAGTCTCAAAGTCAGGAAGTTGTTTCTTCGAGGGGGCCGTGATTAATTCATGTCTTTCTGGATGAAACAAGGACACCTTCCTCCTTCATATTCTAGCCAAGAAATTATCCCATTTCAAACACATAAGCACAGTGCCAGTCAGAAGTTTGCATACACTCAACCTCAGGGTGGCTCTTGTAGTAATTTTGGGCATTTGATTAGTTGTTTTAGCTGATCTTATTTCAGGTGGGAAAGATGGTACAacatcaaactttaatgttaaGGATTTTGTTATTGGAGCTAAAATGATATGAAATCAAAATGTGATTATAAATATCTTctcctgttgctttttttattatttgcacaTCAgtttttcagatcatcaaataaattttaattccaAAGATAACCTGTGTAAAAGGAAAGAGTAGagttcaaatgatgatttcagatattaaaagaaaaaggatattCAAACCAACTTGGACCTATTTGGAAAAAGTAATTGCTCCCTAAACTGTCATGTTTGCAGTATAAAGAACCGAAATGCAGAGCAGTCTTTGGTGACAATTGGACACATttactaaaaaatattaacttacaGAAGAAGCAAATGCAGATAAAGTGGGACATGGAAGCAAACAGACAGAATAACACGCAAAACTGCAGTTACAGAAGGACCCAGTAACAAACAATGAAAATCCAAGAGCTTAAATACAGGAAggagagtggaggtggagaatGAAAACCAGAACTAATCAGAGGCAGATGGGAAACAGCTGAGGCAGAGTGCAGGCAGAGGATGGAAAATAGCTGTGGAATGGTGCAAACTGGCAGGAGGAAGACAggtgaataataaacactggaGGAGAACTGAGAGTACTAAAGGAAACTTCAAATCAAGGGGGGAGAAAAATAACACTAACTGAAGAGAACAAAATCTATATGCataaagaacaaaatgcaagaataaactaaaatggtttaaatacaaaggaattaaccaaaagtcaaaactttttgaaaaaataatgactACAGGGGACTGAACAGAATATGAGAAAGCATGATGTGGACTTTTGGTTATGTTACCTTTGGAGGCAACAAGTATTTTTTAGACTACATGTCTGAATGGCTGTTGCGCTCCTGATTATTCTTCTCCTGCACAACAAAAGTGCATTAAGATTTTCTAGTAGAGAGCAGAATTCAGGATCCGATTAAAGACAGCAAGTCgtccaaacagaaaaactgtctCACTGCCACCACTTTGTTTAGCTGCAGAAACATAACGTTAGCCTGCATTGTCCAGCCCGAAAACCAGTTGCTGGTGTGTGTCCATTTTGGCAAGGGGGCTTCTTGGCTGGTACCGTCTCAGTCCAAGTTAACTTTGCTTCACTGTGGATAGTTACACTGGAGTTTCAGCAACTTCATGGTTTGATCTTAATGTTAGTAACCAATCTCCTTTCACATGAGGATGACAGTTTGGATCAGAAAGTGGAAAGCTGGACACAACTGGATGTTCCAACATGaaaatgatcccaaacacacattGAAACTAGTTCTGGAAAAGATATATCAACATTAAGCTCTTAGACTTTCGCAATCCTTGTATTATGCTGAAATTCTTTCCCTGTCCCAGAAAACCTAATAAAGTATTCAACTTCACAGTTTCTAATAAGAGgagtggtcaaatatccagACAGAGATGGTAGCAaagtgggcgtgtgtgtgtgtgtgtgtgtggtttctctGCTCTGAACATTTATCTGAAtcggtggtggtggtggaaaTATACGTTTGGGCTTTTACCAATATTTTGGACGTCTGAATGTCGTCCAAAACATTCAGACGTTTTTCTATTCTATTGTTTGgaatagaaaaaaacacaatatgattcCAAAACAGTTTAGTGCATATATCTTGTACAGTTCAAGTGCATCAATAAAGCCTTGGATGAATATGACTTTCACTTTGAGGAGAGGACATAAGTTTCTGACCAGAACTGTAGACACAAATCAATACGTATGAACAGAAGGTCATATAGGCAGTCGTTTCATTACTGTGCCTGAATACTGAGTTGTATCTTTGCGCAGATCTGTATGAATACAATCATTCCGACTTCTCCTTCACTGCTTCCCAGTCCAAGTGGCGTTTATCTGACGTTATCAGACTGTGGGATTGAAAGGAGCGAGAGATAATGAGGGGAGAGTTGCTGGACCGgtggagagggagagagaaatgtttcttcttcttcttttttttttttaaacacacaccTTTGATTTGTGAGCAAATTCAGAGCGAAAAAAATCCTCGCCAACTCTCGCTCGTGCCGATTCACCCAGCCTCCGTTCACTGAGACGGCTACCTACCGTCCTATTCTCATATCTATGAGACTAAATCAGCTGTAAGCTTATCAGTTCTGCTCTTAAATGCTGATAATCCatctggaaaaaagaaaaccctacGCTAATATAATACCATCTCAGCCTAATTTCAGCAGAAGCACTCTCCATTTTATCAGCTTCTATTAGGAAGTATATTTAATAAAGCCTACGACTGccatgtgtgtgggggggtgcaGATAATTGTTTCGGAGACTGAGCGTAAgggatatgtgtgtgtgcacgccTTTCCTAGTTGTGTATGCGTTTCTACAAGCCCATGTCAGCTTGGCAGACTTAGGGAGACAGCATACCCTTGAGTTAGATGAGAATAGTAGCACCTTCCTCCCAGCACCTTCCTCCCAGCAATGCCCTTAATTAGCCGCATTAGACAACAGAAGATAACAGCCCTGCCTCAGACAGCCTTTGTACCAACCTTTGTTCCCAGCTTTGCCTCGACAAAGCTCccaactgctgctgcacatatTGTTTGTGATAAACAGGGAGGATGAGCAGCCGAGGGTGGTGGGGAGACCTAAAGCAAGGAATCAGCGAAAGGCACAGCAAGTTCAAGATGTAGGTGAGCTTTTTTTAGGAAATGGGGAAGAGGAGAGGGATTAGAAACATTAAGGTTATTATTTTCTGGGATTGAGGGGGTgggaagatgagaaaatcaGGGTATGAAAAAGCAGTAGATGATGACTAAATCTGATCCGTGAACTCGTCAGCTTTACAATCTAAAATCGGCATCTGGATTAGGGATCAGCAGACTTCCAGCCGTGaggaaagcaaacaaacaaaaaatatatataatagaGACTGAGTTAGAGCATAGAGTCGGGTAGGGGCCAAGAAGGAAAGTGtggaagagagagaagaagagacatGTGCATGatgtttgctgctgtgtgttttttgggCCTCTTGATGACTGCTCAGTGTGAAACATTCACTCTATTTATCTTGTATCAGTGAGTCCTAATGAGTCTGGCAGCAACATGCAGACACACGGATTCACATTAGTGCTGAAAAGAGTCAGCCAGTATCATCACTATATGCAATTCATGGGAGGGCTCTTCTTCTGCAGTGCATCCTTACTTATTGAAGCACTGTTTACCCAAAGCAAAGGCGTTGACACAGTGGGGTTGGAATCAGTTGATTAAAAGGATACATCCCTcttatctgcttttattttcctagCTGATAGGCGGGAATATTTAATCTGGGTTTTAAAAATGCAGGGAAATAAACAGAGGAGAACTCCGTTTAAAAATCCACACATGCTGCAACCCAGTAATAACACATATAAATGATCTTGGAGAAGATCGTTTATATTTATACAAACGCTGAGGTGCAGCGCTCCGCAAAAATATTCACGTCCCATGTTTTGTCAAACTGCAACccataaacatttaatgtgtcttactgggattttatgaggtaggccaacacaaagtagtgcataaatataaagttggaaaaaaatttctttaaaatgtggTGCTTCTTTCCTCAATACTTTTAATACCCCTTCATAAAATCCAACGCAACCAGTTGCACTTGTaaagtataaatccagctgtgttgtgaaggcctcagaggcttgttagagaacattactGAACAAAGTCATAAAGACGGAAAAACAACAAGGATAAAGTTGCAAACatcatttttctatttcagcagggaaagagaagctggtcagagttgttggttagatggatggagctaaaagaaaacttgttagagGCTGAAAAAGACCTGAGGCTGCGAtgaaggttcaccttccagcaggataacaaACCCAAACTCACatccagagctacaatagagcTAGAAAGCTTTACAGCAGTGGTGTGCACAAGGGTCAAAATCATCAAGTTGAAAACACTGGTGGGCAactaaatagttttgttttttgttggttttttttagaataagaATGGAAAAATAAGTTTCTTTTATCTGTTCAATAATATACTAAACATTAGAGATTTGAATGGAAAACGATATTTTGATGGAATCTGTAAATCAGTGTTGATCCATAACATAAACAAGGACTGTCTCATTAAAAGACAGGAATATGATTTCCTAATATTTGTTctcaactgtttttgtttttgggctagaaaatgtattttctgtacCTTTGGTGACAAGAACAGGATGTGGGTCAGTGCTTTCTTTGTTTAGCCAAATTGAATTAATCTTAGCCAATCAGTGCTTAAAATTAATGAATGGAGCTTCTGAATCGGCTGATTTGTAAATGCCAGCCAATTGCCTGTCAAGTAGCATTTCACCTGGGTATCCCAGCTTCCTAACCTACATTTTCTTAAGAACATTTGAGCAGAAAATCCATGAATCATGAAGAAAATCCATGAACCACTTAGCAATCCATGCtctctttttcagattttaaatcatCTTAAAAACCCTGTGTCCTTCACCTTCAGCTTTACGGTCAGGCGCTACTTTGTATTTGATAGATCACGTACAAAATTTAGTTCCTGGTTTAATTTGCTAAAATGTGATCAAGTCCTAAGGATCTGAACGTTTTTGGAGAACACTGTAAAAATGAATCTGTGTAAATATCCTTTTTTTTGGTTACCTTTTACTGTTGATATTAGTTGACTCAAAGTAATACAGAAAGCATCAAACGTTTGACAAGTcgctgtgttttatttgcttgatttaaaaGGTCAAAATATGTAATTGTACCCACTCACTGGCAGTTTACCATCATGCTACATAATTTAATGCTTGTATTGAGGTTTGAGCCACAGAATAACACTAAATATTGCTTCATTCTTGCAGAATAAACCTTAAAGACACCATGACAGACAGCTAATGGTTGATGCAAGATTAAACCCATGTTTATCAGAGAGAATATTTTGACATTCAGTAAATAGAAAAGCTTCTGTTTTCATAAGACATTATTAAATACACCCATAATTTGTAATGAGGTTGCTCTTGTTAGCAGAATACCACTGCTCCCCTGATCACGTCTGTGGgagtgttttgctgtttttttgttttttttttgtcttctaaaGGCTATCTGTACTCCAGAGCTCTAGGCTCCAAGATAAAGTTGTAATGGGCAGGAAGGAGGTGGATCTCCACCGCCTCCATCGTGAGTCAGGCCTGACTCAACGGCACTGACCCACTCCCTCCAGCTCACCGCTCTAATTCGTACCccagctctgtttttttctctccctctctctgtatCTCTGCCTCCATCTTTCTCTCGCACTCactgtttctttatttctttctttcctttccccTTGGCTGATGCTTCACTCCCACTCAGCAGCATCTGTATGCACAACAATCTCTCTGCATGCATGCGTCTCCGTGTACATGTGGGTGAGGTTGCTGTTATCAAAGAAACAACACTTTTTGCAGCAAAAGGAATTGTTAGTTTCAGTGTTTAAGTGTGCCTATGAAAAGTATTCAACCCCCTCGGATCTTTTaccctttttgttgcttttaaaatcaatcacgATCAACAGCATCTattttttgacacaaaaaaatcacGTCAAAACTGAAAACCGAtttcacaaaataatgacaattaaataaaacGTTGAACCTAAAATAAGTGGCGGCATAAATATTCACTCAAATGaagtcagagaaaatatttgtatatgaTTGTCATAATGTTGTAGaaatcatttttcacttttttgttattgttaaaaaaaagacacattttgttGGCTACGgttgatttgtaaaagaaatgaaaggGTAGAACATCCAAGGAGGTGAATTTAAGTCAGGGGCTTGTCTTTTGTAATCTTATTacctttacttttaaattataaaaaactTAAATGCATAAATCTAAAATCACCTCTAATGTCCTTTTAATGATACCTGTGCAGCTCCCTGTTGTAGGTCATAACTCTGATTTATTTCTGCCAAACTACAGTCACATGTGTGTTTATTATCCTCCTACTCCTCCTGTTGTATTATCTGATTTTCCAACCTGGCAAACGCACAGCGAGTAATAAAACTCGACAGTCAGAGAGAGACCCACATTTTGCCAGTGAATATTAATTAGCAGTTGTTTCTCTGTCTGATTGCTGCTGGTGATAGTCCTGCAAAGAGGCACGGTTGTCTGTTTGCTCGTCCTCGTTCTGCATGCATCATTTactttgatttctgttttcctcAATGAGCTACATTTCAATATAATCACATAAAATGAAAACGATACGAGGAAGcgtgaaacaaaattaaacaagcAATTATGATTCAGCATGCCGGAGGGCTTGTGTCTGCACAGAAGATCCTGTATTAAAGGTTCGTTTCTAGCACAAAATGAAGGTTGCTGGACAACTCTGGAGTTTTTACTGGTTTGGATACGTACGTCTTAAAGTCGTATCCATCCATCTGGTCATCTGTCCACATATCAATCTGTCTGACTATACATCCATCTATTCCAACCAATCATCTgcccagttatttatttatccatccatttatccattgTGCATCCAAATGTGCAGCCATACAGTACTTCATGTTCGTCTATCCATTCATGTGTTTGTCTAACTCTCTGCCCATCAAACCTTCCAATCCCTTTCCATCATCCACTATCTCATATTGTTCACTAtctcagtgtttttcaaagcagGGGCCGCGACCCCTAGGAAGGCCTCAGAAATCTGCAGGGAAGATGagaaaaccccccccccaaaataaaaacatttattctaataatttttttcatcattaactctaatctgtttttcaaccattattttaaaagacaagTTGAAATAATTTGCTGTAATGTTATTTGCAATGCTCATCTTTCTGATTAGTTGCCAGTCAAATTCCTCAAGCTGCTTTGCCAGGATTTTGCAACTTTTATAGGTGCAAAAGTGAAATCGAACCTGACTAAAATCGGTATTGACTAAAACTAAGGTTGGAAATTTGCCACAATATtctgatcagtgcatctctatgAATGTTGcctttgtggttttaaaaaaagaatttcaacCTCTGGAAATATTTAGTTAGTGTAATCATTTCAAAACACATTCATTCAGACATAAATCTGGTGCATGTAAGGTTTACTTTCTTGCAGTTCATTGTTTCCTCTGAGCCCATGAGTCAAACCGAGTCATGATGCTGGAAAGTGAGTAGGTCATTTGCataaattataactttaaaGGGACACATATGAGGGATACATCAAGGCATATGAGTACAAAGAGCGAGCGCTAATGGGGCAGTCATGCAGCCATGCGTGTAAGGAAGAGTCAAAGGCCATGATGGTCCACTGCAACCTACAGAGATTCAATGGTGTGCCTTTGCTTAATTTGAGGCTTTCACACCCCTTTGAAGTTAAAACATAGAGGGCTCAGCTGCTTCGTGTTCTGGAGAGAGAAACAACATCTCAACAACTGGATCAGATGCATCAGAGCAACAGTGGCCCAGAATGTTCTCTGTCCTCGGTGACCTACTGCTCCAGACCTGACTAAAGACGACAGCTCTCTAAGAAGTGGTTGTAATCCACAGAGGAAAACGTGTCAAACGATTCCCGTTCACTTTGATAACCTGTGGATGTGGCGCCGGGCGCCTGTGACTGGGCGGTGGTACCTTTCATTTGACTCTATAAAAAGCAATTGTTGTTGCTCCGACTGTCAAGTGCCTCTCCTCTGTGCAGTCAGATATCCACCTTAATGTGtctcttggtttttttttctcctcctctgcaggGCCCATTGAGATCCTTGAGCTCTGAGAGGAGTGGATGCTGGCTTCACACTCTAATCGACCAGGGTTGATCAGGGAGGAAGGAGCCCAAACATCAGCCTTCTGGTGCTTGAAAGTGCTAATGGCTCTGAACTGACAGAAGACAATATCCTCTTCTGAGCATAAAACAACCTTCAGGCGACAGCTGTACaggtggaaaaaacaaaaaaaaccgtTACTCTCCAAAACAAGGCATGGCAAGAGAGCCGGCCGCTGCGAGTGATATGTTTGTTC is a window of Xiphophorus hellerii strain 12219 chromosome 12, Xiphophorus_hellerii-4.1, whole genome shotgun sequence DNA encoding:
- the prr16 gene encoding protein Largen gives rise to the protein MSGTPHAEAEGVVSKVKVKKEIKTIVENLETILGDLKDVAKELKEVVHDIDTLTGDLQLEEDGLTDSSKTDTLNSSSSSTTTTTTASSLEKMKLFPEDCIFKTQVPMSPVPIHQPGVLTVLKKPHPPLPPPRHTTLRTEEHNIKNLPHPTLVLSGNISKANGSLLRNGGVFPLKPNKDLFSSTPCFISGESEMQESGLVPTLPRPMPLLRHEKNKCPKAPGREHRERERVRFSEKVQYHGYCPDCDMQYDVDDAELHLQAELSDLRLSPVHCCSSSPPLHPLPHPLMLENGGLSVSHSFPPTTHTPPPCVPPHTPSLKPHKTILRKTTTTTV